A window from Pseudomonadales bacterium encodes these proteins:
- a CDS encoding DUF1302 domain-containing protein: protein MKTTQPPRLGRTLLAATIATAAFASLPLQAIEYESGDTKVKLDATFSAGASWRVSERANYNIRSAGETPVSYGNSGSGNDSNLNYDKGDIFSKVVKVTPELEITNGNYGGFFRAKAFYDFKMMDGELRYYKEGINKHGLNDVGSSIDLLDAFVYGNFDLGEHPLTVRVGQQALGWGEAIFASGGIASINPVDGNAARLPGAEVKEIILPTGMISLNFGFSDSVSAEGFYRPNTFWKETVLPSCGSYFLPRDITGSSGPNLNAANSCTHLRIAGPAVTTNANGDIVGSDLFSTAVSAGYIPRDPDIHPEKDEYGVALRFVLPTEYEMALFYTMTNATTGSIYGRPATPFGTVNTGSYGFYFPEGIESYGISFNGNSWGSAWQGELVYRPNNPLNFSEQAMILSNLRYNGGLTNTKLMTGLLPNGVPTLNMTEEAETWQATTAMTRVLNPSALWDSGSLLVEVIGNYAALNNDVVQVITPMTMRHYDVNEFAWGYRARLGLNYFNISPLGLTLGPSILWSHDVNGVSRSGVGQGMKEGNQSLTLGLETKYLTKHTVTVSYTNFFHSKAYADNLSDRDFVSLNYIYSL from the coding sequence ATGAAGACAACCCAACCGCCTCGCCTCGGGCGCACCCTGCTGGCCGCGACCATCGCCACGGCAGCCTTCGCCAGCCTGCCGCTGCAGGCGATCGAATATGAGTCGGGCGACACCAAGGTCAAGCTCGACGCCACCTTCTCGGCCGGCGCCAGTTGGCGGGTCAGCGAGCGGGCCAACTACAACATCCGCTCAGCTGGTGAGACGCCGGTCTCCTACGGCAACTCCGGCAGCGGCAACGACTCCAACCTCAACTACGACAAGGGCGACATCTTCAGCAAGGTGGTCAAGGTGACGCCGGAGCTGGAGATCACCAACGGCAACTACGGTGGTTTCTTTCGCGCCAAGGCCTTCTATGACTTCAAGATGATGGATGGCGAGCTGCGCTACTATAAAGAGGGCATCAACAAGCATGGCCTCAATGACGTCGGCAGCAGCATCGATCTGCTCGACGCCTTCGTCTATGGCAACTTTGATCTGGGCGAACATCCGCTGACGGTGCGGGTGGGTCAGCAGGCGCTTGGCTGGGGTGAGGCGATCTTCGCCTCCGGCGGCATTGCCAGCATCAACCCGGTCGATGGCAACGCCGCCCGCCTGCCGGGTGCCGAGGTCAAGGAGATCATCCTGCCGACCGGCATGATCTCGCTGAACTTCGGCTTCAGTGACAGCGTCTCGGCCGAAGGCTTCTACCGCCCCAACACCTTCTGGAAAGAGACCGTCCTGCCCTCCTGCGGCAGCTACTTTCTGCCGCGTGACATCACTGGCAGCTCTGGTCCCAACCTGAATGCCGCCAACAGCTGTACCCATTTGCGCATTGCCGGTCCGGCGGTGACCACCAACGCCAATGGTGACATCGTCGGCTCCGACCTCTTTTCGACTGCCGTGTCTGCGGGCTACATTCCACGCGATCCTGACATCCATCCCGAGAAGGATGAGTACGGCGTGGCGCTGCGTTTCGTCCTGCCGACCGAGTATGAGATGGCGCTGTTCTACACCATGACCAACGCCACGACCGGTAGCATCTATGGCCGGCCGGCCACTCCGTTCGGAACCGTGAACACCGGCTCCTACGGCTTCTACTTCCCGGAAGGGATCGAGAGCTATGGCATCAGCTTCAATGGCAACTCCTGGGGCAGCGCCTGGCAGGGTGAGCTGGTCTACCGGCCCAACAATCCGCTCAACTTCTCTGAGCAGGCGATGATATTGTCCAACCTGCGCTACAACGGCGGGTTGACCAATACCAAGCTGATGACCGGCCTGCTGCCCAATGGCGTGCCAACGCTCAACATGACCGAAGAGGCCGAAACCTGGCAGGCCACTACGGCGATGACCCGCGTGCTCAATCCGAGCGCACTGTGGGACAGCGGCAGCCTGCTGGTCGAGGTGATCGGCAACTATGCCGCGCTCAACAACGATGTAGTGCAGGTCATCACCCCGATGACGATGCGGCACTACGATGTCAACGAGTTTGCCTGGGGCTACCGCGCCCGTCTGGGGCTCAACTACTTCAACATCAGCCCGCTGGGGCTCACGCTGGGGCCATCGATCCTCTGGAGCCACGACGTCAATGGCGTCAGCCGCAGCGGGGTCGGCCAGGGCATGAAGGAGGGCAACCAGTCGCTGACGCTCGGTCTTGAGACCAAGTACCTGACCAAGCACACGGTCACGGTCAGCTACACCAACTTCTTCCACAGCAAGGCCTACGCCGACAACCTGTCGGACCGTGACTTTGTCTCGTTGAACTATATCTACTCACTCTGA
- a CDS encoding zinc ribbon domain-containing protein translates to MPIYEYRCERCQHKLEAIQKISDEPLVDCPACGQPGLKKLISAAGFRLKGGGWYETDFKSGSKKGLADSAGSGSESTSGASSTSETTSSSSASSAE, encoded by the coding sequence ATGCCTATTTATGAGTACCGTTGCGAACGCTGCCAGCACAAGCTCGAAGCCATTCAGAAGATCAGTGACGAGCCGCTGGTCGATTGCCCGGCCTGCGGCCAGCCCGGACTGAAGAAATTGATCTCCGCCGCCGGCTTTCGCCTCAAGGGGGGCGGCTGGTATGAAACCGACTTCAAAAGCGGCAGCAAGAAAGGGTTGGCCGACAGTGCCGGCAGTGGCAGTGAGTCGACCTCTGGCGCCAGCAGCACCAGTGAAACCACCTCGTCGTCCAGTGCCTCTTCGGCCGAATAG
- a CDS encoding DUF1329 domain-containing protein — protein MNLTEKMTLASGLLLTLATPSLLAKVPAEQAAQLGGDKLTYIGAEKAANADGSIPVWDGGFPQSRIPANWKPGDVYTNPWPEDKPLFTITAQNVGQYKEKLTPGQLAMFEKYPSTYKIPVYVSRRTATVPDRVKESIKYNAANATLANQGKGVANYKEVTPFPITSDGLEAIWNHIFRWRGGIGVIQNEAGFAPQVDGSATKVSLTVNFWFNPEAGKAGSQYENIIFMYTSEVTAPSRLAGSPVLLHESIDQSREPRLVWRYNAGQRRVARAPDVGFDNPSDAADGLLASDQVDMYNGSPERYDWKLLGKKEIYIPYNNYEMNQPAVKYKDLLTPGHLNQQWSRYEPHRVWVVEAKLKADQRHIYSRRVMFLDEDTWQVAEHDMYDGKDQLWRVQEGYHTHFWDASTGWVQVYTTNDLNAKRYYARGFVNEEKPYEFTTRFSFEDFTPAALRRKGVR, from the coding sequence ATGAATTTGACTGAAAAAATGACGCTGGCGAGCGGTCTGCTGCTCACGCTGGCCACCCCGAGTCTACTGGCCAAGGTGCCGGCGGAACAGGCGGCGCAACTGGGTGGCGACAAGCTGACCTATATTGGCGCCGAGAAGGCAGCCAATGCCGACGGCTCGATTCCGGTGTGGGATGGCGGTTTTCCGCAAAGCCGGATTCCGGCCAACTGGAAGCCGGGTGACGTCTACACCAACCCCTGGCCGGAAGACAAGCCGCTGTTCACCATCACTGCGCAGAATGTCGGTCAGTACAAGGAGAAGCTGACACCGGGCCAACTGGCGATGTTCGAGAAGTACCCCTCGACCTACAAGATTCCGGTCTATGTGAGCCGGCGCACGGCGACGGTGCCGGATCGGGTCAAGGAGTCGATCAAATACAACGCCGCCAACGCCACGCTGGCCAACCAGGGCAAGGGGGTGGCCAACTACAAGGAGGTGACCCCGTTCCCGATCACCAGCGATGGACTGGAGGCGATCTGGAACCACATCTTCCGCTGGCGTGGCGGCATCGGCGTGATCCAGAACGAGGCCGGCTTTGCGCCGCAGGTCGACGGCTCGGCCACCAAGGTGTCGCTGACGGTCAACTTCTGGTTCAACCCGGAGGCGGGCAAGGCGGGCAGCCAGTATGAGAACATCATCTTCATGTACACCTCCGAGGTGACGGCGCCATCACGGCTGGCCGGCAGCCCGGTGCTGCTGCACGAGAGCATCGACCAGTCGCGCGAGCCACGGCTGGTGTGGCGCTACAACGCCGGCCAGCGGCGGGTGGCGCGGGCGCCCGATGTCGGCTTCGACAACCCGAGTGACGCGGCCGATGGGCTGCTGGCATCCGATCAGGTGGACATGTACAACGGCTCGCCGGAGCGCTACGACTGGAAGCTGCTGGGCAAGAAGGAGATCTACATCCCCTACAACAACTACGAGATGAACCAGCCGGCGGTGAAGTACAAGGATCTGCTGACGCCGGGCCACCTCAACCAGCAGTGGAGCCGTTATGAGCCGCACCGGGTGTGGGTGGTGGAGGCGAAGCTGAAGGCCGATCAGCGCCACATCTACAGCCGGCGGGTGATGTTCCTGGACGAGGACACTTGGCAGGTGGCCGAGCATGACATGTATGACGGCAAGGACCAGCTGTGGCGGGTGCAGGAGGGTTACCACACCCACTTCTGGGATGCCAGCACCGGCTGGGTGCAGGTCTACACCACCAACGACCTGAATGCCAAGCGTTACTATGCGCGTGGTTTCGTGAACGAAGAGAAGCCCTACGAGTTCACCACCAGGTTCAGCTTCGAGGACTTCACACCGGCGGCACTGCGGCGCAAAGGGGTGCGCTGA
- a CDS encoding DUF1329 domain-containing protein: MHFSTKMTLASGLLLTLATPTLLAKVPAEQAAQLGGDKLTYIGAEKAANADGSIPAWDGGFPQSRIPANWKPGDVYTNPWPEDKPLFTITAQNVAQYKEKLTPGQLAMFEKYPATYKIPVYVSRRTATVPDRVKESIKYNAANATLANQGKGVANYKEVTPFPITSDGLEAIWNHIFRWRGGIGVIQNEAGFAPQVDGSATKVSLTVNFWFNPEAGKAGSQYENIIFMYTSEVTAPSRLAGSPVLLHESIDQSREPRLVWRYNAGQRRVARAPDVGFDNPSDAADGLLASDQVDMYNGSPERYDWKLLGKKEIYIPYNNYEMNQPAVKYKDLLTPGHLNQQWSRYEPHRVWVVEAKLKADQRHIYSRRVMFLDEDTWQVAEHDMYDGKDQLWRVQEGYHTHFWDASTGWVQVYTTNDLNAKRYYARGFVNEEKPYEFTTKFNFEDFTPAALRRKGVR, translated from the coding sequence ATGCATTTCAGCACGAAAATGACGCTGGCGAGCGGCCTGCTGCTCACGCTGGCCACCCCGACGCTGCTGGCCAAGGTGCCGGCGGAGCAGGCGGCGCAACTGGGCGGCGACAAGCTGACCTATATTGGCGCCGAGAAGGCGGCCAATGCCGATGGCTCGATTCCGGCCTGGGATGGCGGTTTTCCGCAGAGCCGGATACCGGCCAACTGGAAGCCGGGCGATGTCTACACCAACCCCTGGCCGGAAGACAAGCCGCTGTTCACGATCACCGCGCAGAACGTCGCTCAGTACAAGGAGAAGCTGACGCCGGGCCAGCTGGCGATGTTCGAGAAGTACCCTGCGACCTACAAGATTCCGGTCTATGTGAGCCGGCGCACGGCGACGGTGCCGGATCGGGTCAAGGAGTCGATCAAATACAACGCCGCCAACGCCACGCTGGCCAACCAGGGCAAGGGGGTGGCCAACTACAAGGAGGTGACCCCGTTCCCGATCACCAGCGATGGACTGGAGGCGATCTGGAACCACATCTTCCGCTGGCGTGGCGGCATCGGCGTGATCCAGAACGAGGCCGGCTTTGCGCCGCAGGTCGACGGCTCGGCCACCAAGGTGTCGCTGACGGTCAACTTCTGGTTCAACCCGGAGGCGGGCAAGGCGGGCAGCCAGTATGAGAACATCATCTTCATGTACACCTCCGAGGTGACGGCGCCATCACGGCTGGCCGGCAGCCCGGTGCTGCTGCACGAGAGCATCGACCAGTCGCGCGAGCCACGGCTGGTGTGGCGCTACAACGCCGGCCAGCGGCGGGTGGCGCGGGCGCCCGATGTCGGCTTCGACAACCCGAGTGACGCGGCCGATGGGCTGCTGGCATCCGATCAGGTGGACATGTACAACGGCTCGCCGGAGCGCTACGACTGGAAGCTGCTGGGCAAGAAGGAGATCTACATCCCCTACAACAACTACGAGATGAACCAGCCGGCGGTGAAGTACAAGGATCTGCTGACGCCGGGCCACCTCAACCAGCAGTGGAGCCGTTATGAGCCGCACCGGGTGTGGGTGGTGGAGGCGAAGCTGAAGGCCGATCAGCGCCACATCTACAGCCGGCGGGTGATGTTCCTGGACGAGGACACTTGGCAGGTGGCCGAGCATGACATGTATGACGGCAAGGACCAGCTGTGGCGGGTGCAGGAGGGTTACCACACCCACTTCTGGGATGCCAGCACCGGCTGGGTGCAGGTCTACACCACCAACGACCTGAATGCCAAGCGTTACTATGCGCGTGGTTTCGTCAACGAAGAGAAGCCCTACGAGTTCACCACCAAGTTCAATTTCGAGGATTTCACGCCGGCGGCGCTGCGTCGCAAGGGAGTACGCTGA
- a CDS encoding beta-ketoacyl synthase, producing MVRLPVIVGFGGINPAGRSSFHHGYRRLVLDVLDETSRNETLVDLAMMMNLARFEEGHWRDHDGTPLTPSQLAQRHRAQIERHTLIRRIEQSHFDVDAVPFNRKLTLQPLAGPLEFALPVRQLPEPLPPGWQVTPIDRRQVKVTLTDGLDLFLPDQKKALVSSAGQLPSGFDPGALYPSRNHPRALQMALYAASDAIGSLGIDWNSLLKRVAPDQIAVYASSSMGQLDDNGTGGMYKAPYLGKRISSKQLPLGFAEMPADFVNAYVLGSVGATGGAVGACATFLYNLRSGVEDIRSGRRRVVLVGATEAVINPEAMEGYAAMGALAEDAELVDLDRKLGLTEPDHRRACRPFNYNCGFTMGESAQFLVLFDDALALEMGAQIHGAVPMVSVHADGFKKSIAGPGVGNYLTVGKAMATARDLLGEAKLRHGSYMHAHGTGTPQNRVTESRIFNEFAKLHGIEQWPVAAIKCYLGHALGAAAGDQIATALGVWRHGFIPGIFTLDQIAEDVHHSHLRLERDHIEIDPRQLPAAFINAKGFGGNNATALLLSPLQTESMLARRHGREAIARYWSEAEPVRERAEAHDRSALRGEVRTRYQFGEGVCEERDLLLSPEALLLPGDSLPIALREENPYPDISG from the coding sequence TTGGTCAGATTACCGGTGATCGTCGGGTTCGGTGGCATCAATCCGGCCGGTCGCAGCTCCTTCCACCATGGCTACCGCCGGCTGGTGCTCGATGTGCTCGATGAGACCAGTCGCAACGAAACACTGGTCGACTTGGCGATGATGATGAATCTGGCCCGCTTCGAAGAGGGCCACTGGCGCGACCACGACGGCACGCCGCTGACGCCCTCGCAACTGGCGCAGCGCCACCGCGCGCAGATCGAGCGCCACACCCTGATCCGCCGCATCGAGCAGAGCCACTTCGATGTCGACGCGGTGCCGTTCAACCGCAAACTGACACTGCAACCGCTCGCTGGACCGCTCGAATTCGCGCTGCCAGTGCGACAGTTGCCGGAACCTTTGCCGCCCGGCTGGCAGGTGACGCCGATCGATCGACGGCAGGTCAAGGTCACCCTCACCGACGGTCTCGACCTGTTTCTGCCCGATCAGAAGAAGGCGCTGGTGTCGAGCGCCGGTCAGTTGCCGAGCGGTTTCGACCCCGGCGCGCTCTACCCGTCGCGCAACCACCCGCGCGCGCTGCAGATGGCGCTCTATGCCGCCTCCGACGCGATCGGCTCGCTCGGCATCGACTGGAACAGCCTGCTGAAGCGGGTGGCGCCCGACCAGATCGCCGTCTATGCCAGCAGCTCGATGGGTCAGCTCGATGACAACGGCACCGGCGGCATGTACAAGGCGCCCTACCTCGGCAAGCGCATCAGCTCCAAGCAGTTGCCGCTCGGCTTTGCCGAGATGCCGGCCGACTTCGTCAATGCCTATGTGTTGGGCAGCGTCGGCGCCACCGGCGGCGCGGTCGGCGCCTGTGCCACCTTCCTCTACAACCTGCGCAGCGGTGTCGAGGACATTCGCTCCGGGCGGCGGCGGGTGGTGCTGGTCGGTGCCACTGAGGCGGTGATCAACCCCGAGGCGATGGAGGGCTATGCCGCCATGGGGGCGCTGGCCGAGGATGCCGAATTGGTCGACCTCGACCGCAAACTGGGTCTGACCGAACCGGACCACCGCCGCGCCTGCCGCCCTTTCAACTACAACTGCGGCTTCACGATGGGCGAATCGGCGCAGTTCCTGGTGCTGTTCGACGATGCGCTGGCGCTGGAGATGGGGGCGCAGATCCATGGCGCCGTGCCGATGGTCAGCGTCCATGCCGACGGCTTCAAGAAGTCGATCGCCGGTCCCGGTGTCGGCAACTATCTGACGGTCGGCAAGGCGATGGCCACTGCCCGCGACCTGCTCGGCGAGGCAAAATTGCGGCATGGCAGCTACATGCATGCCCACGGCACCGGCACGCCGCAGAACCGCGTCACCGAATCGCGCATCTTCAATGAATTCGCCAAGCTGCATGGCATCGAGCAGTGGCCGGTCGCGGCGATCAAATGCTACCTCGGCCACGCGCTCGGCGCGGCCGCCGGCGACCAGATCGCCACTGCACTCGGCGTCTGGCGCCATGGCTTCATTCCCGGCATCTTCACGCTCGATCAGATCGCCGAGGATGTCCATCACAGCCACCTGCGGCTGGAGCGCGACCACATCGAAATCGACCCGCGCCAGTTGCCGGCCGCCTTCATCAACGCCAAGGGCTTCGGTGGCAACAATGCCACCGCGCTGCTGCTCTCACCACTGCAGACCGAGTCGATGCTGGCCCGGCGCCATGGCCGCGAGGCCATCGCCCGCTACTGGAGCGAGGCCGAGCCGGTGCGCGAACGGGCCGAGGCCCATGACCGCAGCGCGCTGCGCGGCGAGGTGCGCACCCGCTACCAGTTCGGCGAGGGGGTCTGCGAAGAGCGCGATCTGCTGCTGTCGCCGGAGGCGCTGCTGCTGCCCGGCGACAGCCTGCCGATCGCGCTGCGCGAAGAGAACCCCTATCCGGACATCTCGGGTTGA
- a CDS encoding YdiU family protein, whose protein sequence is MQPAPHLNFDNSFARLPGQFHHRQPPDPLPNPYLVAVDASAAALIDLDPATLAATDWAEIFSGQRTLPGADPLAMVYAGHQFGGYSPRLGDGRGLLLGEVCNRNGERIDLHLKGAGLTPFSRMGDGRAVLRSCIREYLAGIAMTGLGIPTTRALCVIGSDLPVRRERIEPGATLLRLAGSHIRFGHFEYFHHSGDQASLQQLLDYTLERHFPAALDSAWPPLTLLCDVIDRTARLIAEWQAVGFAHGVMNSDNMSIIGETLDYGPYGFQDHYRFDHICNHSDHHGRYAFDQQPAIGWWNLRALALCFSEWIEAEAIERALDQYQWRYLHHFERRMRTKLGLMTEQADDRQLMLDLLNLLHAQHVDYSRCFRALSSEENEQRRRQARALFAQPDAFDAWHRLYTRRLQQEQTQPAERAAAMRQVNPKYTLRNYLAEQAIRQAEQGDFSLIDRLARLLHQPHDEHPADEAWAGSPPEWGQRLQISCSS, encoded by the coding sequence ATGCAACCCGCCCCGCACCTCAATTTCGACAACAGCTTTGCCCGCCTGCCGGGACAGTTCCACCACCGGCAACCGCCCGATCCGCTGCCCAATCCCTATCTGGTCGCGGTCGATGCCTCGGCCGCCGCGCTGATCGATCTCGACCCTGCCACGCTGGCGGCCACCGATTGGGCGGAGATTTTCAGCGGTCAGCGTACACTGCCCGGCGCCGATCCGCTGGCGATGGTCTATGCCGGCCATCAGTTCGGCGGCTACAGCCCGCGGTTGGGCGATGGGCGCGGACTGCTGCTCGGCGAGGTCTGCAATCGCAATGGCGAGCGCATCGACCTGCATCTGAAGGGCGCCGGCCTGACGCCCTTTTCGCGCATGGGCGATGGTCGCGCGGTGTTGCGCTCCTGCATCCGTGAATACCTGGCCGGCATCGCAATGACCGGTCTGGGCATCCCCACCACGCGCGCACTCTGTGTCATCGGCAGTGACCTGCCGGTGCGGCGCGAGCGGATCGAACCGGGCGCCACGCTGTTGCGACTGGCCGGCAGCCACATCCGCTTTGGCCATTTCGAGTACTTCCACCACAGCGGCGACCAGGCCTCGCTGCAGCAACTGCTCGACTACACCCTCGAGCGCCACTTTCCTGCCGCGCTCGACAGCGCCTGGCCCCCGCTGACACTGCTGTGCGACGTGATCGATCGCACCGCGCGGCTGATTGCCGAGTGGCAGGCGGTCGGCTTTGCCCATGGCGTGATGAACAGCGACAACATGTCGATCATCGGCGAAACGCTCGACTACGGACCCTACGGCTTTCAGGACCACTACCGCTTCGACCACATCTGCAACCACTCCGACCACCATGGCCGCTACGCCTTCGATCAGCAACCGGCCATCGGCTGGTGGAACCTGCGCGCACTGGCGCTCTGCTTCAGTGAATGGATCGAGGCCGAGGCGATCGAACGGGCGCTCGACCAGTACCAGTGGCGCTACCTGCACCACTTCGAGCGCAGAATGCGGACCAAGCTCGGGTTGATGACCGAACAGGCGGATGACCGCCAACTCATGCTCGATCTGCTCAACCTGCTGCATGCCCAGCATGTCGACTACAGCCGCTGTTTCCGGGCATTGAGCAGCGAGGAGAACGAGCAGCGTCGGCGGCAGGCCCGCGCCCTCTTCGCGCAGCCCGATGCCTTCGATGCCTGGCACCGCCTCTACACACGACGGCTGCAACAGGAGCAGACCCAGCCCGCCGAACGCGCCGCGGCCATGCGACAGGTCAACCCCAAATACACGCTGCGCAACTACCTGGCCGAACAGGCGATCCGCCAGGCGGAACAGGGCGACTTCAGCCTGATCGATCGGCTGGCCCGGCTGCTGCACCAACCGCATGACGAACATCCGGCCGATGAAGCCTGGGCCGGTTCGCCACCCGAATGGGGTCAGCGGTTGCAGATCAGTTGCTCATCCTGA
- a CDS encoding thiolase family protein, with the protein MREVVIVDSVRTGLAKSFRGSFNMTRPDVMLAHCIDALLDRNPALDPALVDDNIVGAASHDGYQGMNIGRTSVILSKYPITVSGLSLNRYCSSGLQSIAIAANQIASGFADVITAGGVEQVTLTQGKSNSEGLLNEQIAKTAPGIYMPMGQTAEVVAKRYKVSRESQDEVAYQSQVRTARAQKEGLFKDEIVPMKATYMEVDKATGETRHIETVVDRDECNRPSTTLEGLAALKPVFDPENGTVTAGNSSQLSDGASMTLVMAADMAEKLGLQPLAYFRGFTVAGCNPDEMGIGPVFSVPKLLQRAKLKIDQIDLIELNEAFASQVVYCRDQLGITMDQLNVNGGSISIGHPYGMTGSRLTGHLCRELKRQKKRYGMVTMCIGGGMGASGLFEAC; encoded by the coding sequence ATGCGTGAAGTCGTAATCGTGGACAGCGTCCGCACCGGCCTTGCCAAATCGTTTCGTGGCAGCTTCAACATGACGCGGCCTGATGTGATGCTCGCGCATTGCATCGATGCGCTGCTCGACCGCAATCCGGCGCTCGACCCCGCGCTGGTCGACGACAACATCGTGGGGGCTGCCAGCCACGATGGCTATCAGGGCATGAACATCGGCCGCACCTCGGTCATCCTGTCGAAATATCCGATCACGGTCTCTGGCCTGAGCCTGAACCGCTACTGCTCATCCGGCTTGCAGAGCATTGCCATCGCCGCCAACCAGATTGCCAGCGGTTTTGCCGATGTGATCACCGCCGGCGGTGTCGAGCAGGTCACCCTGACCCAGGGCAAGAGCAACAGCGAAGGGCTGCTGAACGAGCAGATCGCCAAGACCGCACCGGGCATCTACATGCCGATGGGGCAGACCGCCGAAGTGGTCGCCAAGCGCTACAAGGTGAGCCGCGAGTCACAGGACGAGGTGGCCTACCAGAGCCAGGTTCGCACGGCCCGCGCCCAGAAAGAGGGGCTGTTCAAGGATGAGATCGTGCCGATGAAGGCCACCTACATGGAGGTCGACAAGGCCACTGGCGAGACCAGGCACATCGAAACCGTGGTGGACCGCGATGAGTGCAACCGCCCCTCGACCACGCTGGAAGGGCTGGCCGCGCTGAAGCCGGTCTTCGATCCGGAAAATGGCACCGTGACCGCCGGCAACTCTTCGCAGCTCTCCGATGGCGCCTCGATGACGCTGGTGATGGCGGCCGACATGGCCGAAAAGCTGGGGCTGCAACCGCTGGCCTACTTCCGTGGCTTCACCGTTGCGGGCTGCAACCCAGACGAGATGGGCATCGGCCCGGTCTTCTCGGTGCCCAAGCTGCTGCAGCGTGCCAAGCTGAAGATCGATCAGATCGACCTGATCGAACTGAACGAAGCCTTTGCCTCGCAGGTGGTCTACTGCCGCGATCAACTCGGCATCACGATGGATCAGCTCAATGTCAACGGCGGTTCGATCAGCATCGGTCACCCCTACGGCATGACCGGTTCGCGTCTGACCGGCCATCTGTGCCGTGAGTTGAAGCGGCAGAAGAAGCGTTATGGCATGGTGACGATGTGCATCGGTGGCGGCATGGGCGCCAGCGGTCTGTTCGAAGCCTGCTGA
- a CDS encoding glutathione peroxidase, whose protein sequence is MVNQSAFDFSVRNIEGEPVALDCYRGKVLLLVNVASRCGLTPQYADLEALYAQYRDRGLEVLGFPCNQFMNQEPGSEAEIQQFCQTQYGVQFPLFAKIEVNGSGRHPLYRWLTAAAQSQPGDIQWNFEKFLIDRTGQVAARFAPRVLPLDATLIEALERTLATTQ, encoded by the coding sequence ATGGTCAACCAAAGTGCGTTCGATTTTTCGGTGCGGAACATCGAGGGCGAACCGGTGGCGCTCGACTGTTATCGGGGCAAGGTGCTGTTGCTGGTCAATGTGGCCAGTCGCTGTGGTCTGACACCGCAGTACGCCGACCTCGAGGCGCTCTATGCGCAGTACCGTGACCGCGGGCTGGAGGTGCTGGGTTTTCCCTGCAATCAGTTCATGAACCAGGAGCCGGGCAGTGAAGCGGAGATTCAGCAGTTCTGCCAGACGCAGTACGGGGTGCAGTTTCCGCTCTTTGCCAAGATCGAGGTCAATGGCAGCGGCCGGCATCCGCTCTATCGGTGGCTGACCGCTGCCGCCCAGTCGCAGCCGGGTGACATTCAATGGAATTTCGAGAAATTTCTGATCGATCGCACCGGGCAGGTGGCTGCGCGCTTCGCGCCGCGGGTGTTGCCGCTGGATGCAACCCTGATCGAAGCCCTCGAGCGGACGCTTGCGACGACGCAGTGA
- a CDS encoding HU family DNA-binding protein, translating to MTTKKAPATKSAPIAEKYTKTQILADIAENTSLTRKQVSDVLDELAVVIERHLGKKGAGEFVLPGLLKIKAVKKPAKKARKNVPNPFKPGEFMDVAAKPASTSVKVLPLKRLKDMAD from the coding sequence ATGACAACAAAAAAAGCCCCCGCCACCAAGAGCGCTCCGATTGCCGAAAAGTACACCAAGACCCAGATTCTGGCCGACATCGCCGAAAACACCTCACTGACCCGCAAACAGGTCAGCGATGTGCTCGACGAACTGGCGGTGGTGATCGAGCGTCACCTGGGCAAAAAAGGAGCCGGCGAATTCGTGCTGCCCGGCCTGCTGAAGATCAAGGCGGTCAAGAAGCCGGCCAAGAAGGCGCGCAAGAATGTGCCCAACCCATTCAAACCGGGGGAATTCATGGATGTGGCCGCCAAGCCGGCCTCGACCAGCGTCAAGGTGCTGCCGCTCAAGCGGCTCAAGGACATGGCAGACTGA